A region from the Mycolicibacterium phlei genome encodes:
- a CDS encoding LLM class F420-dependent oxidoreductase has translation MKYAVVAPVAAGVTADPGYMTAFAQHLEACGFESIVVVEHTVLMTHYASVYPYDPSGRVELPADCVVPDPLDLLAFLAGRTSTLTLATGVLVLPNHHPVVLAKRLATVDVLSGGRLRLCVGMGWLKEEIEACGTDFATRGRRADEQLAVLRRLWADEPGGADFHGTFFDFENGMCYPKPLGTIPIHIGGHSSAAARRAGRLGDGFQPLGVAGADLTRLVTLMREEAERAGRDPDALELSLGHAVAKIDAERAERLAALGADRLVLAMPPVTDIDEARDLLSACADRLGLTP, from the coding sequence ATGAAGTACGCAGTGGTCGCGCCCGTCGCCGCCGGGGTCACCGCCGACCCCGGGTACATGACCGCGTTCGCCCAGCACCTGGAGGCCTGCGGCTTCGAGTCGATCGTCGTGGTCGAGCACACCGTGCTGATGACGCACTACGCCAGCGTCTACCCGTACGACCCCTCCGGGCGCGTCGAGCTGCCCGCCGACTGCGTCGTGCCCGACCCGCTGGATCTGCTGGCGTTCCTGGCCGGCCGGACCTCCACGCTCACGCTGGCGACCGGGGTGCTGGTGCTGCCCAACCACCATCCGGTGGTGCTGGCCAAACGGCTCGCCACCGTCGACGTGCTGTCCGGCGGACGGCTGCGGCTGTGCGTGGGGATGGGCTGGCTCAAAGAGGAGATCGAAGCCTGCGGAACGGATTTCGCCACCCGCGGGCGGCGCGCCGACGAGCAGCTCGCGGTGCTGCGCCGGCTGTGGGCCGACGAACCGGGCGGCGCCGACTTCCACGGTACGTTCTTCGACTTCGAGAACGGGATGTGCTACCCGAAACCGTTGGGCACCATACCGATTCACATCGGCGGGCACAGCTCCGCGGCAGCCCGGCGCGCCGGCCGGCTCGGCGACGGGTTCCAGCCGCTCGGGGTGGCGGGCGCCGACCTGACGCGGCTGGTGACGCTGATGCGCGAGGAGGCCGAACGCGCGGGCCGCGACCCCGACGCACTGGAACTGTCGCTGGGCCACGCGGTTGCCAAGATCGACGCCGAACGCGCCGAGAGGCTGGCCGCGCTCGGAGCCGACCGGCTGGTCCTGGCGATGCCGCCGGTCACCGACATCGACGAGGCGCGCGACCTGCTGTCGGCCTGCGCCGACCGGCTGGGGCTGACCCCGTGA
- a CDS encoding PDR/VanB family oxidoreductase has product MALGDRYRGLPINPFGRGRHHLMIGLAAAVYSSMETVHGLIRKVAPPPERDRTLPLRVAARQVVAHDENVVALTLTAADGGRLPRWYPGSHIDITLPSGRVRQYSLCGDPAEAGSYRIAVRRIPDGGGGSVEVHDALPVGATVTTHGPRNAFPLTVPGYGSPTQRLRFIAGGIGITPILPMLGLADRLGVQWSMIYTGRSRDSLPFLDEVARFGDAVRIRTDDVAGLPDADELLGDCPDGTAVYACGPAPMLTALGARLADRTGVELHFERFAAPPVVDGAPFAVTVASTGQTVEVGADETLLAALTRAGVPVRYSCQQGFCGTCRTRVLDGAVDHRDLLLTDPERAAGQMLVCISRAAGGGPLTLDL; this is encoded by the coding sequence ATGGCGCTGGGCGACCGATACCGGGGACTGCCGATCAACCCGTTCGGCCGTGGCCGCCACCACCTGATGATCGGGCTGGCGGCCGCCGTCTACTCGAGCATGGAGACCGTGCACGGGCTGATCCGGAAGGTGGCACCGCCGCCGGAGCGCGACCGCACCCTGCCCCTGCGGGTGGCCGCGCGGCAGGTGGTGGCGCACGACGAGAACGTGGTGGCGCTGACGCTCACCGCGGCCGACGGCGGGCGACTGCCGCGCTGGTATCCCGGGTCGCACATCGACATCACGCTGCCGAGCGGGCGGGTGCGCCAGTACTCGCTGTGCGGGGACCCGGCCGAGGCGGGCTCCTACCGCATCGCGGTGCGGCGCATCCCCGACGGCGGTGGCGGCTCGGTCGAGGTGCACGACGCGCTTCCCGTCGGGGCGACCGTCACCACCCACGGTCCGCGTAACGCGTTCCCGCTCACCGTTCCCGGCTACGGCTCGCCGACGCAGCGGCTGCGGTTCATCGCCGGCGGTATCGGGATCACCCCGATCCTGCCGATGCTCGGGCTGGCGGATCGGCTGGGCGTGCAGTGGTCGATGATCTACACCGGCCGCAGCCGCGACAGTCTGCCGTTCCTCGACGAGGTGGCCCGGTTCGGCGACGCCGTGCGCATCCGGACCGACGACGTCGCGGGTCTGCCCGACGCCGACGAGCTGCTCGGCGACTGTCCGGACGGCACCGCGGTGTACGCCTGCGGGCCGGCCCCGATGCTGACCGCGCTGGGGGCCCGGCTGGCCGACCGCACCGGCGTGGAACTGCATTTCGAGCGGTTCGCCGCGCCACCGGTGGTCGACGGTGCGCCGTTCGCGGTGACGGTGGCCTCCACCGGGCAGACCGTCGAGGTCGGCGCCGACGAGACCCTGCTGGCCGCGCTGACCCGCGCCGGGGTGCCGGTGCGCTACTCGTGCCAGCAGGGGTTCTGCGGCACCTGCCGCACCCGGGTGCTCGACGGCGCCGTCGACCACCGCGATCTGCTGCTGACCGATCCGGAGCGGGCGGCCGGGCAGATGCTAGTGTGCATCTCCCGCGCCGCCGGCGGCGGCCCCCTCACCCTGGACCTCTAG
- a CDS encoding SGNH/GDSL hydrolase family protein, with the protein MVAFSRYVAIGDSQTEGLWDGDDSVGLVGFADRLAEIIDSHCPGLHYANLAVRGRRIRDVLDEQLPRALEMEPDLVTVCVGMNDVTRPGRNFDTALRLLDEVYDTLAGTGATVATTTFPDVTRILPVGRLIAGRVHRINDTIRGATERHGFALVDLYAAPSMTELDTWSDDRVHGSTLGHIRFTEAAVEALGLPGGSHDWAHASGPPQRATLREQVYAQLQWTRHMLLPWAWRHLQGRSTGDGREPKRPQLAPARPAAKSR; encoded by the coding sequence GTGGTTGCGTTCTCCCGTTACGTCGCCATCGGCGACAGTCAGACCGAAGGGCTGTGGGACGGCGACGATTCCGTCGGGCTGGTCGGGTTCGCCGACCGTCTCGCCGAGATCATCGACTCGCACTGCCCGGGCTTGCACTACGCCAACCTCGCGGTGCGGGGCCGCCGGATCCGCGACGTCCTCGACGAGCAGCTGCCCAGGGCGCTGGAGATGGAACCAGACCTGGTCACGGTGTGCGTGGGGATGAACGATGTGACCCGCCCGGGCCGCAACTTCGACACCGCGCTGCGCCTGCTCGACGAGGTGTACGACACGCTGGCCGGCACCGGGGCGACGGTCGCCACCACGACGTTCCCGGACGTCACCCGGATCCTGCCGGTCGGGCGGCTGATCGCGGGCCGGGTGCACCGGATCAACGACACCATCCGCGGCGCCACCGAGCGGCACGGTTTCGCGCTGGTCGACCTGTACGCGGCACCGTCGATGACGGAGCTGGACACCTGGAGCGACGACCGGGTGCACGGCTCGACGCTCGGGCACATCCGGTTCACCGAGGCCGCGGTCGAGGCGCTCGGGCTGCCCGGCGGCAGCCACGACTGGGCGCACGCGTCCGGGCCGCCGCAGCGGGCGACGCTGCGGGAGCAGGTGTACGCGCAGCTGCAGTGGACCCGCCACATGCTGCTGCCGTGGGCGTGGCGGCATCTGCAGGGCCGCTCGACCGGCGACGGCCGGGAGCCCAAG
- a CDS encoding NUDIX domain-containing protein has protein sequence MPKRSAGLLLYRMTDGRLEVLIGHPGGPFWARRDEGAWSIPKGEYDDGEDPWTVARREFEEEVGMPAPDGPRIAFDPVRQPSGKIVTVFAVAGDLDLTGAHSNTFTMEWPKGSGQIREFPEIDRVAWVSVEEARSKLVKGQRPILDRLVAAVEGGEPAGSLSR, from the coding sequence ATGCCGAAACGAAGTGCCGGGCTGCTGCTGTACCGGATGACCGACGGGCGACTCGAAGTGCTGATCGGGCATCCGGGCGGACCGTTCTGGGCGCGCCGTGACGAGGGCGCGTGGTCGATTCCCAAGGGGGAGTACGACGACGGCGAGGACCCGTGGACCGTGGCGCGCCGCGAGTTCGAGGAGGAGGTCGGCATGCCGGCGCCGGACGGCCCCCGGATCGCGTTCGACCCGGTGCGACAGCCCAGCGGCAAGATCGTCACCGTGTTCGCGGTGGCCGGTGATCTGGATCTGACGGGTGCGCACTCCAACACGTTCACGATGGAGTGGCCGAAAGGCTCGGGGCAGATCAGGGAGTTTCCCGAAATCGACCGGGTGGCTTGGGTTTCCGTGGAAGAGGCACGGTCGAAGCTGGTGAAGGGTCAGCGTCCGATCCTGGACCGGCTGGTGGCTGCGGTCGAAGGCGGCGAACCGGCCGGGTCTCTATCGCGTTGA
- a CDS encoding serine/threonine-protein kinase — MPLAEGATFAGYTIVRKLGSGGMGEVYLARHPRLPRRDALKVLPQSVSADDEYRERFNREADIAATLWHPHIVGVHDRGDFEGQLWLSMDYVEGTDAARLLRERHPNGLPKEQVAAIVTAVAEALDYAHQRGLLHRDVKPANILLANPETADQRILLADFGIARWVDDISGLTATNMTVGTVSYAPPEQLMGEPLDGRADQYALAATAFHLLTGSPPFSHSNPAVVISQHLSSSPPAIGDRRPDLAGLDPVLTKALAKNPADRFERCADFARALRHQLGVSGDDDATVLVPAAPQPAAPASKRRIGVLLPAILGVLLVIAVAVALFEFRRADEERPAAAPAATTTPVTPTASSSPPAPPPPPTTTVTDTTVTQTEVTETTVTQTEVTETPTDSTTTTAAPTVTAVVGADCSPVGSTGTTASGATAYCETLQPTGRSVWSLTQGDIPSPTVAPDPAEPPLPFLEETPVRLCMQQTGQTRRECRREIRAGNGLPPLP; from the coding sequence ATGCCGCTGGCCGAGGGTGCGACGTTCGCCGGGTACACCATCGTTCGCAAACTCGGATCGGGCGGGATGGGCGAGGTGTATCTGGCCCGCCACCCCCGGCTGCCGCGACGTGACGCGCTCAAGGTGCTACCGCAATCGGTGTCCGCCGACGACGAGTACCGCGAGCGGTTCAACCGGGAGGCCGATATCGCGGCGACACTGTGGCATCCGCACATCGTCGGGGTGCACGACCGCGGCGACTTCGAGGGTCAGCTCTGGCTGTCGATGGACTACGTGGAGGGCACCGACGCGGCGCGACTGCTGCGGGAACGCCATCCGAACGGGCTGCCGAAGGAGCAGGTGGCCGCGATCGTCACCGCGGTCGCGGAGGCGCTGGACTACGCGCACCAGCGCGGCCTGCTGCACCGCGACGTCAAACCGGCCAACATCCTGCTCGCCAACCCGGAGACCGCTGACCAGCGAATCCTGTTGGCGGACTTCGGGATCGCACGCTGGGTGGATGACATCAGCGGTCTGACGGCGACGAACATGACGGTGGGCACGGTGTCCTACGCCCCGCCCGAACAGCTGATGGGCGAGCCGCTGGACGGTCGCGCCGACCAGTACGCGTTGGCGGCCACCGCTTTTCACCTGCTGACCGGCTCGCCGCCGTTCTCACACTCCAACCCGGCGGTGGTGATCAGCCAGCATCTGTCTTCCTCGCCGCCGGCGATCGGGGACCGGCGACCGGATCTGGCGGGTCTGGATCCCGTGCTGACCAAGGCGCTGGCCAAGAACCCGGCCGACCGGTTCGAGCGCTGCGCCGACTTCGCCCGCGCGCTGCGCCACCAACTCGGTGTGTCCGGTGACGACGACGCCACGGTCCTGGTTCCCGCCGCCCCGCAGCCCGCCGCCCCGGCTTCGAAACGACGGATCGGTGTGCTGCTGCCCGCGATCCTCGGGGTGCTGCTGGTCATCGCGGTCGCGGTGGCGCTGTTCGAGTTCCGCCGCGCCGATGAGGAACGCCCGGCCGCCGCACCGGCGGCCACCACCACGCCGGTGACGCCCACCGCGTCCAGCTCGCCGCCCGCACCGCCGCCCCCGCCGACCACCACGGTCACGGACACCACCGTCACTCAGACCGAGGTCACCGAAACCACCGTCACCCAGACCGAGGTCACCGAAACCCCCACGGACTCAACCACAACCACCGCCGCGCCGACGGTCACCGCGGTGGTCGGCGCGGACTGCTCCCCCGTCGGCAGCACCGGCACCACCGCCTCCGGCGCGACCGCTTACTGCGAAACGCTGCAACCCACCGGCAGGTCGGTCTGGTCGCTCACCCAGGGCGACATCCCCAGTCCCACCGTCGCCCCGGACCCGGCCGAGCCGCCGCTGCCGTTCCTCGAGGAGACGCCGGTGCGGCTGTGCATGCAGCAGACCGGGCAGACCCGCCGCGAATGCCGGCGCGAGATCCGGGCCGGCAACGGACTGCCACCCCTACCGTGA
- a CDS encoding ankyrin repeat domain-containing protein has product MVELARYADGPASVVISHHGDELVFRTEYDDGGRLAVSESRTAVGDFLAKGEGPWPWFDLGARRDAALRVLDALGVTPPSWTRPLPDDQLELFERASRGDSSVIELLAWGFDPDPVDPCGASPLWYAVRSLGHGIAVALIDAGADAGRRIELSARGDRFTTILHEIVRTGRGMALRHALARGVDPMVRDSAGATPLHVLAGDADHVNPEMVRALVDAGASVHAALPGGTQPIEHAARSLLPATVATLLDLGAEPARGLDALMAWWSVAAEPHGYRSGAVCEVVTLLRAAGAQVNDRHRELAASAGAPQVSQALRD; this is encoded by the coding sequence GTGGTCGAACTCGCCCGCTACGCCGACGGGCCCGCCTCCGTGGTCATCTCACACCACGGCGACGAGCTGGTGTTCCGCACCGAGTACGACGACGGCGGCCGGCTGGCGGTCTCCGAGTCACGGACCGCCGTGGGTGACTTCCTCGCCAAGGGTGAGGGGCCGTGGCCGTGGTTCGACCTGGGTGCCCGCCGCGACGCCGCCCTGCGCGTGCTCGACGCGCTCGGTGTGACCCCGCCCTCGTGGACGCGGCCGCTGCCCGATGACCAGCTCGAGCTGTTCGAGCGCGCCAGCCGGGGCGACTCGTCGGTGATCGAGCTTTTGGCGTGGGGTTTCGACCCGGACCCGGTGGACCCGTGCGGCGCGTCGCCGCTGTGGTACGCGGTGCGGTCGCTGGGCCACGGCATCGCGGTGGCCCTGATCGACGCGGGCGCCGACGCGGGACGCCGTATCGAGCTGTCGGCGCGCGGAGACCGGTTCACCACGATCCTGCACGAGATCGTGCGGACCGGCCGCGGCATGGCGCTGCGCCACGCGCTGGCCCGCGGTGTGGACCCGATGGTGCGGGACTCGGCGGGGGCGACACCGCTGCACGTGCTGGCCGGAGACGCCGACCACGTCAACCCGGAGATGGTGCGCGCCCTGGTCGACGCCGGCGCCTCGGTGCACGCCGCACTGCCCGGCGGCACCCAGCCGATCGAGCACGCCGCCCGGTCGCTGCTGCCGGCCACCGTGGCCACGCTGCTGGACCTGGGTGCGGAGCCGGCGCGCGGGCTGGACGCGCTGATGGCGTGGTGGTCGGTGGCCGCCGAGCCGCACGGCTACCGGTCCGGTGCGGTCTGCGAGGTGGTGACCCTGCTGCGCGCGGCGGGCGCACAGGTCAACGACCGGCACCGCGAGCTGGCCGCGTCGGCGGGAGCACCGCAGGTGAGCCAGGCGCTGCGGGATTAG